Part of the Pseudomonas baltica genome is shown below.
CACGGGGCCGCCCGGCGCCGCCTGGACGATGACGAAATTGACCACCAGGATGCATAGCAAGGTAGGGATGATCAGCAGCAACCGACGGCAGATATAACGCAGCATCTCAGTGCACCTCCGGTGTGTGGGTCAAGGCGCTCATCTGCTGGTTGGTCAAAGGTGTGGCGCTGACCTGCCACCAGGTGTCGAGCCCTACGTCAAAGCTGGGCGCCACCTTGGGCATACCGAAACGATTGAGAAACACCGTCGGCGTGCCTTGGCTGTAGTAGTTCTGGATCGAGTAGTAGCCCCACTGCAGAACGCGATCCAGGGCACGGGCGTAGTGCACCATGTCGTCGCGGCTGCGGGCCTTGACCAGGCCATTGATCAGGCTGTCCACCGCCGGATCCTTGAGCACCATGAAGTTGGAGCTGCCGGGTTGCTCGGCGCTGGCCGACCCAAAGATGCTGTAGAGCTCCTGACCCGGAGAAATCAGCGGATCGCCACTGCGCGGAAAGGTCACCACGATCATGTCGTAGTCCCGGGCGTTCATCAGATTGTTGTACTGGCCGCCATCGATACGGCGCATCTCCAGGTCGATACCGATCTGCGCCAGCGTGCGTTTCATCGGCAGCACCAGGCGGTCGAAACCGCCCTGGCCATCGAGAAAGGTGAACTTGAGCTGCTCGCCCTGGGCGTTGACCATGCGGTTGTGCTCGGGGTGCCAGCCGGCTTCACCGAGCAGCTTGATGGCTTCGAGCTGTTTATCGCGGATGTAGCCACTGCCGTCGGTTTTGGGCGATTGATAGACCTGGGTGAAGACCTCATCGGGAATCTGCCCGCGCAGCGGTTCGAGAATGGCCAGCTCCTTGGCGTCGGGCAGCTGTGTCGCGGCCATGGGGCTTTTTGAGAAGTAGCTGTTCTGGCGGATGTAGAAGCCGCGCATCATGTGCTCGTTGGCCCAATCGAAATCCCAGAGCAAGGTCAGCGCCTTGCGCACGCGGCGGTCCTGGAACATCGGATTCTTGAGATTGAACACAAAGCCCTGCGCTGCCCACGGGCGCTGCTGCGCGAGGATCGCGCGCTGCAATCGTCCATCGGCGAGGATCGGGCTGTCATAGCCCACCGTGTAGCCACTGGACGAGAACTCGCGGTTGTAGTCGAAGGCCTGCGCTTGCAGGAGTTGGCGGGCAATCTCGGTATCGCCATAAAAATTCACGGCGACAGTGTCGAAGTTGTACATGCCGCGGCTGACCGGCAGGTCCTTGGCCCACCAATCCTTGACCCGCTCGAAGCTGATGCTGCGGCCCGGGTCGACCTTGCTGATCCGGTAGGGGCCGCTGCCCAAGGGCGGCACGAAGCCGCCGCCGCCGGCAAAATCGTGATCCTTCCAATAATGTTCAGGCAGTACCCGCATCGAGGCCAGGTCAAGCGCCAAGGTGCGGTTGAGGTTGCTCTTGAAATTGAAGCGTACCTGCAAGGGCCCCTCCACCACGACGTCCTGGACGTCGCCATAGAGCAGCCGATAGCTGAGGCTGGCCTTGGTCATCAGCA
Proteins encoded:
- a CDS encoding extracellular solute-binding protein — protein: MAASVQAVPVTALTVYGEAPKYGADFQHFDYVNPEAPKGGSLTRSAEEIAQFNYIMPSSDQGTGVVQVDEWLYSPLAYRSLDEPYTVYGLVAQQMERDPDGMWMRFYLNPKARFQDGTPITAEDVAYTFHLLMTKASLSYRLLYGDVQDVVVEGPLQVRFNFKSNLNRTLALDLASMRVLPEHYWKDHDFAGGGGFVPPLGSGPYRISKVDPGRSISFERVKDWWAKDLPVSRGMYNFDTVAVNFYGDTEIARQLLQAQAFDYNREFSSSGYTVGYDSPILADGRLQRAILAQQRPWAAQGFVFNLKNPMFQDRRVRKALTLLWDFDWANEHMMRGFYIRQNSYFSKSPMAATQLPDAKELAILEPLRGQIPDEVFTQVYQSPKTDGSGYIRDKQLEAIKLLGEAGWHPEHNRMVNAQGEQLKFTFLDGQGGFDRLVLPMKRTLAQIGIDLEMRRIDGGQYNNLMNARDYDMIVVTFPRSGDPLISPGQELYSIFGSASAEQPGSSNFMVLKDPAVDSLINGLVKARSRDDMVHYARALDRVLQWGYYSIQNYYSQGTPTVFLNRFGMPKVAPSFDVGLDTWWQVSATPLTNQQMSALTHTPEVH